The following coding sequences are from one Paenarthrobacter ureafaciens window:
- a CDS encoding M28 family peptidase: MHTTHHLLTRKKFRVLAAGAATSALLSVALTPPALAATATDTQALRDAVSAGAIVDHLEQLQAIAEANGGNRTAGSSGHEASAEYIESQLTAAGYTTQRQYFDYVKFNLTGEAFERLTPTPRTYTADEFAAMSYSGFGDVSGTVTAVDINLSGDRASTSGCEAADFAGFTAGNIALIQRGTCPFNTKAVNAQAAGASAVIIFNQGDADDRLDRVDGTLGAPTADNPEVTIPTVGTSFAVGEELAELPGATARVMVSGDTEPIKTFNVLADTTGRTDRTVLVGAHLDSVAEGPGINDNGSGSATILETALQFSKLGITPENRVRFAWWSGEEDGLIGSDYYVAQLSKADLKNHALNLNFDMVASPNPVRFVYDGDGKQLGTAGPNGSAQIEKTFLDYFASQGLATEPTEFDGRSDYFGFIENGIPAGGLFTGAEEIKTAEQAAVYGGTAGVAYDPCYHQACDDIDNINTAVLEQMADAVAHATLTFAMTQSAVNGTANGKGGKLSMEFKGSKAVR, translated from the coding sequence ATGCACACAACGCACCATCTGCTAACCAGGAAAAAGTTCAGGGTCCTCGCTGCCGGAGCGGCAACGTCGGCCCTTCTTTCTGTAGCGCTCACGCCGCCGGCACTGGCTGCCACAGCCACGGACACACAAGCGTTACGCGATGCCGTCTCGGCAGGCGCAATCGTCGATCACCTTGAGCAGCTACAGGCCATCGCGGAAGCCAACGGCGGCAACCGCACCGCAGGTTCCTCCGGCCACGAGGCTTCTGCCGAGTACATCGAGTCCCAACTCACGGCGGCCGGTTACACCACGCAGCGCCAATACTTTGATTACGTGAAGTTCAACCTCACCGGCGAAGCCTTCGAACGCCTGACACCTACACCCCGCACGTACACGGCCGACGAGTTCGCGGCCATGTCCTACTCGGGTTTCGGAGATGTCAGCGGCACCGTAACTGCAGTAGATATCAACTTGTCTGGTGACCGTGCTTCCACCAGCGGTTGTGAAGCTGCTGACTTCGCAGGCTTTACAGCGGGGAATATCGCCCTCATCCAGCGCGGCACCTGCCCCTTCAACACCAAGGCCGTGAACGCCCAAGCTGCCGGAGCCTCGGCGGTCATCATCTTCAATCAGGGCGACGCCGATGACCGGCTGGACAGGGTTGACGGGACCTTGGGTGCTCCGACCGCGGATAACCCGGAGGTAACCATCCCGACGGTAGGCACGAGCTTTGCCGTTGGTGAGGAACTGGCAGAGCTACCGGGAGCCACCGCACGGGTTATGGTTTCCGGCGACACTGAGCCGATAAAAACCTTCAACGTCCTGGCCGACACCACGGGCCGGACTGACCGCACCGTGCTGGTGGGCGCACACCTGGACTCTGTTGCCGAGGGCCCGGGCATCAATGACAACGGCTCCGGCTCGGCAACCATCCTGGAGACTGCCCTGCAGTTCTCGAAGCTGGGAATCACCCCCGAAAACAGGGTCAGGTTTGCTTGGTGGAGCGGCGAGGAGGACGGCCTGATCGGTTCCGACTACTACGTGGCGCAGCTCAGCAAGGCAGACCTGAAGAACCATGCCTTGAACCTGAACTTCGACATGGTTGCCTCGCCGAACCCCGTCCGCTTTGTTTACGACGGTGACGGCAAGCAGCTCGGTACGGCCGGTCCCAACGGTTCCGCGCAGATCGAAAAGACCTTCCTGGACTACTTCGCCTCGCAAGGGTTGGCTACCGAACCTACAGAGTTTGACGGACGTTCGGACTACTTCGGGTTCATCGAGAACGGCATTCCTGCCGGTGGTCTGTTTACCGGCGCCGAGGAGATAAAGACTGCCGAGCAAGCTGCCGTCTATGGTGGCACGGCCGGTGTTGCCTACGACCCCTGTTATCACCAGGCCTGCGATGACATCGACAACATCAACACAGCTGTTCTGGAGCAAATGGCGGACGCCGTTGCCCACGCTACGTTGACGTTCGCCATGACGCAGTCCGCGGTCAACGGTACGGCCAACGGCAAGGGCGGAAAGCTGAGCATGGAGTTCAAGGGCAGCAAGGCAGTGCGCTAG
- a CDS encoding MFS transporter encodes MTSTRADQNFSLRSVALPAFGPALLFCIGEGAVLPVIALSARDLGASVAVSALIVTLIGLGSWLFNIPASIITIKFGERWAIVGAGAAGALALGAAAFAPQLEHGIWLLAAAMTLVGMCSSVFNLARQKYLTEAVPVMYRARALSTLGGVTRIGIFIGPFIGAAVMQFAGISGAYWVGFAGMMAAAALSLTIPDLVAPGTSDGGPVPPASTLRQVAASHAGVFLSVGFGILLLSALRASRQVVIPLWADHLGMDATHASLIFGLSGAIDMLVFYPAGKLMDRKGRQWVAVPSTVIMGAALVLIPFTGAFVPLLLVALLIGFGNGISSGLIMTLGADFSPDNGRSHFLGIWRFIADAGATGGPVLLSGLTAAVSLAAGVWATGLLGFAAAIVFAIAIPRLKHRRNY; translated from the coding sequence ATGACAAGCACCCGAGCAGACCAGAACTTCAGCCTTCGCAGCGTCGCCCTCCCGGCCTTCGGGCCGGCCCTGCTGTTCTGTATCGGTGAAGGGGCTGTGCTGCCGGTCATCGCTCTGTCAGCGCGGGACCTGGGTGCTTCCGTTGCTGTCTCGGCATTGATCGTCACGTTGATCGGGCTTGGATCGTGGCTCTTCAACATTCCGGCCTCGATCATCACCATCAAGTTTGGTGAACGCTGGGCGATCGTCGGAGCAGGTGCGGCCGGGGCCTTGGCGCTGGGAGCAGCTGCTTTTGCACCCCAACTTGAGCACGGTATCTGGTTGCTCGCGGCGGCGATGACGTTGGTGGGTATGTGTTCCAGCGTCTTCAACCTTGCCCGGCAGAAATACCTCACCGAGGCCGTGCCCGTCATGTACCGTGCCCGGGCACTTTCGACGCTGGGCGGGGTCACCAGGATCGGTATCTTCATAGGTCCGTTCATCGGCGCTGCCGTGATGCAGTTCGCCGGAATCAGCGGAGCCTACTGGGTGGGCTTTGCCGGGATGATGGCGGCCGCAGCGTTATCGCTGACCATCCCGGACCTCGTGGCTCCCGGAACGTCCGACGGCGGACCGGTACCGCCGGCGTCGACGCTCCGGCAGGTTGCCGCGTCCCATGCCGGGGTGTTCCTGTCCGTGGGCTTCGGCATACTGCTGCTCAGCGCTCTGCGGGCATCACGGCAGGTGGTTATCCCGCTGTGGGCTGACCACTTGGGAATGGATGCGACTCACGCCTCGCTGATCTTCGGGTTGTCCGGCGCGATCGACATGCTGGTGTTCTATCCGGCGGGAAAACTCATGGATCGCAAGGGCCGGCAATGGGTGGCCGTGCCGTCCACCGTGATCATGGGCGCTGCACTGGTCCTGATCCCGTTCACGGGCGCGTTTGTTCCGCTGCTCCTGGTGGCACTCTTGATCGGCTTCGGCAACGGCATCAGCTCCGGGCTGATCATGACCCTGGGAGCCGACTTCTCACCGGACAACGGGCGGAGCCATTTCCTGGGGATCTGGCGCTTCATCGCTGACGCGGGGGCAACCGGTGGGCCCGTGCTGCTCTCAGGGCTGACGGCCGCCGTTTCCCTCGCAGCCGGGGTGTGGGCGACCGGTTTGTTGGGCTTTGCCGCGGCGATCGTTTTTGCCATTGCCATACCCCGGTTGAAGCACCGCAGGAACTACTAG
- a CDS encoding IS3 family transposase (programmed frameshift), with the protein MPTAYGAEFRQDVIDVARKGEATLAQIAKDFGLSVTTLKRWIAIAERKESGAGPAAAESVEMRELKKRNRLLEQENEILRRAAAYLARDINPKMTYPLVTDLAADGVPVAVTCRVLGFSKQGYYRWRASPVTERDWVDAHLVNAALDIHADDPAFGYRFIADELPGKGFTAGENKVQRLCRDHGIWSVFSKKRGLNRRPGPPVHDDLVERDFTAAAPNELWLTDITEHPTAEGKLYLCAVKDVYSGRIVGYSMDSRMKSSLAVAALENAVRARRPEGTVVHSDRGSQFRSRRFVESLRHHGLTGSMGRVGACADNAAMESFFSLLQKNVLDRQRWLTRRDLRLAITTWIERTYHRRRRQRRLGKLTPIEYETINRTALIAA; encoded by the exons ATGCCCACGGCTTATGGGGCGGAGTTCCGCCAGGATGTTATTGATGTGGCCCGCAAGGGTGAGGCGACGCTGGCGCAGATTGCGAAGGATTTCGGGCTTTCGGTTACGACGCTGAAGCGCTGGATTGCCATCGCCGAACGTAAGGAATCCGGGGCCGGCCCGGCTGCGGCCGAGTCTGTGGAGATGCGGGAGCTGAAAAAGCGGAACCGCCTGTTGGAGCAGGAAAATGAGATTCTTCGCCGGGCAGCTGCCTATCTGGCCAGGGACATCAACCCAA AAATGACCTACCCGCTGGTCACGGATCTTGCCGCCGACGGTGTTCCCGTGGCGGTGACCTGCAGGGTGTTGGGATTTAGCAAGCAAGGCTATTACCGGTGGCGGGCCAGCCCGGTGACGGAACGGGACTGGGTCGATGCCCACCTCGTCAACGCCGCCTTGGACATCCACGCGGATGATCCTGCATTCGGTTACCGGTTCATCGCCGATGAGCTTCCGGGTAAGGGCTTCACGGCGGGCGAGAACAAGGTCCAACGCCTGTGCAGGGACCACGGTATCTGGTCGGTGTTCTCTAAGAAGCGGGGCCTGAACCGCAGACCCGGGCCGCCGGTCCACGACGACCTGGTGGAACGGGACTTCACCGCAGCGGCCCCGAACGAGCTGTGGCTGACGGACATCACCGAACACCCCACCGCTGAGGGGAAGCTCTACCTTTGCGCGGTGAAGGACGTCTATTCCGGCAGGATCGTCGGTTACTCGATGGACTCGCGAATGAAGTCATCGCTTGCCGTCGCCGCGCTGGAGAACGCGGTGCGGGCTCGTCGCCCCGAAGGCACTGTGGTGCACTCGGACCGCGGGTCCCAGTTCCGGTCCCGCCGGTTCGTCGAATCACTCCGGCACCACGGGCTCACCGGGTCGATGGGCAGGGTCGGCGCATGCGCGGACAACGCCGCGATGGAGTCGTTCTTCTCGCTGCTGCAGAAGAACGTCCTGGACCGTCAGCGCTGGCTCACCAGGCGCGACCTCAGGTTGGCCATCACAACGTGGATCGAGCGGACATATCACCGCCGGAGACGGCAACGACGGTTGGGCAAACTCACGCCCATCGAATATGAAACAATCAACCGGACCGCGCTCATAGCGGCCTAA
- a CDS encoding cell wall anchor protein, protein MNATFRRCLIGTCFAGGLIAVGATAANAADTSGQDGVLSGTQVVAPVTAPINVGSTALGLLGDSSATSTAPAAAPAQGASTSPTTDGSSSVASGTQIVAPVTAPINLGPSSVGLLGGSTATGPATTAAPAPTGPAASTSGSDGIASGTQIVAPVTVPVTVGSTSAGLLGDSSASTTPAATTAAPAQAPAQATTSGDGSIASGAQVVAPISVPVNVGATAVGVGGDSSATSATPAGSAPAGSGATTSGSDGVASGTQVVAPITAPVTVGSVSAGVLGDLAATTGGTSAAPAGSAPAASGATTSGSDGVASGTQVVAPITAPVTVGSVSAGVLGDSVVTSGGTSAAPAGSAPAASGTKGTTSGDNGLLSGTQVIVPITAPVTLGSTSVGIGGESAGTVTPPVVNPPVVEPPVVNPPVVDPPVVNPPVVDPPVDTPPTTGGPRTGVPGTEGPSTGGGSTGGVDTVITTPGSDTGISGATAGLNDTMVGTVTVASASTEGAMGAGSTAAVVSSAGLAATGLNQSFILWAVGLALLGLVLTVAGRVRTAALRR, encoded by the coding sequence ATGAATGCAACATTCCGCAGGTGCCTCATTGGCACATGCTTTGCCGGGGGCCTGATCGCCGTCGGTGCTACAGCTGCAAATGCCGCCGATACGAGCGGCCAGGACGGAGTCCTTTCCGGAACACAAGTGGTGGCTCCGGTAACGGCCCCCATCAACGTGGGATCAACCGCTTTGGGCCTTTTGGGAGACTCGTCCGCGACGTCGACCGCTCCGGCTGCCGCCCCGGCACAAGGCGCATCGACGAGCCCCACCACCGACGGTTCGTCGTCAGTGGCCTCGGGGACACAGATTGTCGCTCCGGTTACGGCGCCCATAAACCTGGGCCCGTCATCAGTGGGTCTGCTGGGGGGCTCCACTGCGACGGGCCCAGCTACAACTGCCGCTCCGGCCCCCACAGGGCCGGCAGCGAGCACCAGCGGGTCGGATGGCATTGCCTCCGGCACGCAGATAGTTGCTCCGGTGACGGTCCCCGTGACTGTCGGTTCAACATCGGCGGGTCTGTTGGGGGACTCATCGGCGTCTACAACACCCGCTGCAACAACGGCTGCGCCGGCTCAAGCGCCAGCGCAGGCAACGACGTCGGGGGATGGCAGCATCGCGTCCGGCGCTCAGGTAGTGGCTCCGATATCGGTCCCTGTTAATGTCGGGGCCACTGCCGTGGGTGTAGGGGGCGACTCCTCCGCCACATCCGCCACGCCCGCGGGTTCGGCTCCTGCGGGGTCGGGTGCGACGACGAGTGGTTCTGATGGTGTTGCTTCCGGGACCCAGGTGGTTGCTCCGATCACGGCGCCGGTGACTGTTGGTTCGGTTTCGGCCGGTGTGCTGGGTGACTTGGCCGCTACTACCGGCGGTACGTCGGCGGCTCCGGCGGGTTCGGCTCCTGCGGCGTCGGGTGCGACGACGAGTGGTTCTGATGGTGTTGCTTCCGGGACCCAGGTGGTGGCTCCGATCACGGCGCCGGTGACTGTTGGTTCGGTTTCGGCCGGTGTTCTGGGTGATTCGGTCGTTACTTCGGGCGGTACGTCGGCGGCTCCGGCGGGTTCTGCTCCTGCGGCGTCGGGCACGAAAGGAACAACGTCCGGGGACAACGGGCTTCTCTCGGGAACGCAGGTCATCGTTCCGATCACCGCCCCGGTGACCCTTGGATCGACTTCGGTAGGCATTGGTGGCGAATCCGCTGGAACGGTAACGCCGCCGGTTGTGAACCCTCCGGTAGTTGAGCCGCCTGTTGTGAACCCTCCGGTCGTCGACCCGCCTGTTGTGAACCCTCCGGTCGTCGACCCGCCTGTTGATACTCCGCCGACCACCGGCGGTCCCAGAACCGGCGTTCCCGGCACTGAAGGCCCCTCAACCGGAGGTGGCAGCACCGGTGGAGTCGACACTGTGATCACCACCCCCGGTTCCGACACCGGTATCTCAGGCGCTACAGCCGGTCTCAACGACACTATGGTGGGCACCGTGACCGTAGCCTCCGCCAGCACCGAGGGTGCGATGGGCGCAGGGTCAACTGCCGCCGTCGTGAGTTCCGCCGGACTGGCAGCCACGGGGCTGAACCAGAGCTTCATCCTCTGGGCCGTTGGACTGGCTTTGCTCGGCCTGGTGCTCACTGTGGCGGGCCGTGTGAGGACCGCAGCGCTTCGTCGCTAA
- a CDS encoding MBL fold metallo-hydrolase: MDTENSLSAWLELGPDHYVLETEGSLLNTGLVVGSELAMVIDTGCGPRQGREILSAVREKTQLPLVVVNTHAHYDHFFGNAVFADDGVTEFWAHANCAATIEKDGDLQRRFVATNEPEMAAGEGDAVEIVVPNAIVRDQPVLVDLGGITATLFYLGRAHTDGDLLVGTNSTLFVGDLVEQGAHPSFEDSYPEEWADVLRHISALRHRYEHLVPGHGKPASDEFVKTMANTMSTAVRQATQSIRDMPADATKAIPVLPYGPEQSRWFIKRLQETQSEGRAAGGSLASADFGPEKTGFYPS; this comes from the coding sequence ATGGATACGGAGAACTCATTGTCAGCTTGGCTAGAACTCGGACCGGACCACTACGTCTTGGAAACCGAGGGGTCCTTACTCAATACCGGACTAGTGGTGGGCTCCGAGCTCGCCATGGTGATCGACACGGGTTGCGGGCCACGCCAAGGGCGCGAGATCCTCTCCGCTGTTCGTGAAAAGACCCAGCTGCCGTTGGTTGTGGTGAACACCCACGCGCACTATGACCACTTCTTCGGTAACGCAGTTTTCGCGGACGACGGCGTCACAGAGTTCTGGGCGCACGCCAACTGTGCGGCAACCATCGAGAAGGACGGCGACCTCCAGCGGCGTTTCGTCGCCACCAACGAGCCGGAGATGGCTGCGGGGGAGGGTGACGCCGTCGAGATCGTTGTCCCCAACGCGATTGTCCGCGACCAGCCCGTACTGGTGGACCTGGGCGGAATCACCGCCACCCTGTTCTACCTCGGCCGGGCGCACACCGATGGCGACCTCCTGGTGGGCACCAACTCGACCCTGTTCGTCGGTGACTTGGTGGAGCAGGGGGCACACCCGTCCTTCGAGGATTCCTACCCCGAGGAATGGGCGGATGTGCTGCGGCACATTTCAGCTCTGCGCCACCGTTATGAGCACTTGGTCCCGGGCCACGGAAAGCCCGCGAGCGACGAGTTCGTGAAGACCATGGCCAACACCATGAGCACGGCCGTCCGGCAGGCAACGCAATCCATCCGGGACATGCCCGCCGACGCCACCAAGGCAATCCCCGTGCTGCCATATGGGCCGGAACAATCACGCTGGTTCATCAAGCGGCTCCAGGAGACCCAGTCTGAGGGACGCGCAGCCGGTGGGTCACTTGCGTCTGCAGATTTCGGGCCGGAGAAAACGGGCTTCTACCCGTCGTAA
- a CDS encoding S8 family serine peptidase — MVTTPAKQSLRFMGMATATLLLAGGLAGGFAVYPALADDGDILPAAPQALQPAAEVKTDQFIVGIKDNTVQAVKAAVEEAAGNAASKLGVAAKGLRDTAAGGHVVKLDEPLSAVEAEQFVQSLRLDPDVAYAEPDTVMQIAAAPNDTYFNEQWNLWESPGGIRATGAWDYTRGEGVVVAVVDTGITQHPDLDANVLPGYDMIANAADARDGNGRDPDPTDMGDWAPADECAVDSPAEKSSWHGTHVAGTIAAAGNNNRGVTGVAPGAKILPVRAISFCGGYTSDIADSIVWAAGGVVAGVPVNPNPAKVINLSIGGVSTCSATYQNAINFAHNAGAAVVVAVGNSNKPAANFSPANCENVIAVGASDRAGARAYYSNYGSNVDLTAPGGDMRTDALSGILSTYNTGTTGKSEPAYAFVQGTSMAAPHVSGVAALLISAQGGSLAPATVEQQLKDSARPLPGGCTGGCGAGLVDAAAALIAYDGNLPVAPSPASKITDFNGDGKADVLARDTAGALWLYPGNGSGGWLAARQIGSGWNVMTAIEAPGDFNGDGKADVIARDSKGALWLYPGNGSGGWLAARQIGSGWNVMSAIEAPGDFNGDGKADVIARDGNGVLWLYPGNGSGGWLAAKQIGWGWNVMTAIDGPGDFNGDGNADVLARNSSGGLLLYPGNGAGGWLAAKQIGWGWDVMTAIEGPGDFNGDGQMDVLARNASGNLFLYEGYGSNGFFRSYQVGSGWNIINAIL; from the coding sequence ATGGTCACGACCCCCGCCAAGCAATCACTGAGGTTTATGGGGATGGCCACGGCCACGCTCCTTTTGGCGGGCGGGTTGGCCGGTGGGTTTGCCGTCTACCCGGCTCTGGCCGATGACGGAGACATTCTTCCGGCCGCACCGCAGGCGCTGCAGCCTGCCGCCGAGGTGAAGACCGACCAATTCATTGTTGGTATCAAAGACAACACCGTTCAAGCGGTCAAAGCCGCAGTGGAAGAAGCCGCGGGCAATGCGGCATCAAAACTGGGTGTAGCCGCAAAGGGCCTCCGGGACACGGCCGCCGGCGGACACGTCGTCAAGCTTGATGAGCCGCTTTCGGCAGTCGAAGCCGAGCAGTTCGTGCAATCCCTGCGGCTTGATCCGGACGTCGCCTATGCCGAGCCGGACACGGTCATGCAGATCGCTGCTGCACCGAATGACACGTATTTCAACGAACAGTGGAACCTGTGGGAGAGCCCGGGCGGGATCCGCGCTACAGGTGCCTGGGACTACACCCGCGGCGAGGGCGTTGTAGTCGCCGTAGTGGATACCGGCATCACGCAGCACCCCGATCTGGATGCCAACGTACTCCCGGGGTACGACATGATCGCCAACGCAGCCGACGCGCGCGACGGGAACGGCCGGGATCCCGATCCCACTGACATGGGTGACTGGGCTCCGGCAGATGAATGCGCGGTAGACAGCCCGGCCGAAAAATCTTCCTGGCACGGCACTCACGTGGCGGGAACCATTGCAGCGGCGGGAAATAACAACCGAGGCGTCACTGGCGTGGCTCCCGGAGCGAAGATCCTTCCCGTCAGGGCGATATCCTTCTGCGGCGGCTACACATCCGATATTGCCGATTCCATCGTCTGGGCTGCCGGTGGCGTGGTGGCGGGCGTGCCGGTCAACCCCAACCCGGCGAAAGTCATCAACCTGAGCATCGGTGGCGTCAGCACCTGTTCTGCCACCTACCAAAACGCAATCAATTTCGCTCACAATGCAGGGGCTGCCGTGGTGGTGGCGGTTGGTAACTCGAACAAGCCTGCAGCCAACTTCAGCCCTGCAAACTGCGAAAATGTCATTGCAGTTGGAGCCAGCGACAGGGCTGGTGCCCGGGCGTACTACTCCAACTACGGGAGTAACGTAGACCTCACAGCGCCCGGGGGTGACATGAGAACGGACGCTTTGAGCGGCATTCTGTCCACCTACAACACCGGTACCACCGGAAAGTCGGAGCCCGCCTACGCCTTCGTGCAGGGGACTTCCATGGCTGCCCCGCACGTGTCCGGTGTTGCCGCTCTCCTGATCTCTGCGCAAGGGGGCTCCCTGGCTCCGGCTACTGTGGAGCAGCAACTCAAAGACAGTGCCCGCCCCCTTCCCGGCGGTTGCACCGGAGGATGTGGAGCCGGGCTGGTGGATGCCGCGGCAGCCCTGATTGCCTACGATGGCAACCTTCCGGTGGCTCCTTCGCCGGCCAGCAAGATCACCGACTTCAATGGCGACGGTAAGGCCGACGTGTTGGCCCGCGACACTGCCGGTGCGTTGTGGCTGTACCCGGGTAATGGTTCCGGTGGCTGGCTTGCTGCCAGGCAGATTGGATCGGGTTGGAACGTCATGACAGCCATCGAGGCTCCGGGCGACTTCAACGGGGACGGCAAAGCTGATGTCATCGCCCGTGATTCCAAGGGTGCGTTGTGGCTGTACCCGGGGAACGGTTCCGGTGGTTGGCTTGCTGCCAGGCAGATTGGTTCGGGCTGGAACGTCATGTCCGCCATTGAAGCTCCTGGTGATTTCAACGGAGATGGTAAAGCCGATGTCATCGCCCGTGACGGTAACGGCGTCCTCTGGCTATACCCGGGCAATGGTAGCGGTGGTTGGCTTGCCGCCAAGCAGATCGGCTGGGGGTGGAATGTCATGACTGCCATCGACGGCCCGGGCGACTTTAACGGTGACGGCAACGCCGACGTCCTGGCACGAAACTCGTCCGGAGGGCTTCTGCTGTACCCGGGAAACGGGGCCGGTGGCTGGCTTGCTGCCAAGCAGATCGGTTGGGGTTGGGATGTCATGACTGCCATTGAAGGGCCGGGGGACTTCAACGGTGATGGCCAGATGGATGTGCTTGCACGGAATGCTTCCGGCAACTTGTTCCTTTACGAGGGCTACGGTTCGAACGGATTCTTCCGCTCATACCAGGTCGGTTCGGGCTGGAACATCATCAACGCCATCCTGTAG